The following proteins are encoded in a genomic region of Pyrus communis chromosome 11, drPyrComm1.1, whole genome shotgun sequence:
- the LOC137708610 gene encoding peroxidase 3-like: MGSTRFSGILVSCLLVIIGLSEAQLQLGFYAKNCPKAEKIVKDYVEKHIHNAPSLAAALLRLHFHDCFVRGCDASVLLNSTSSNQAEKDASPNLTLRGFDFIDRIKSRLEAQCPGIVSCADVVALAARDSIVATGGPTWKVPTGRRDGVIARAAEAVANLPQPTFDVSNLQRFFANVGLDLKDLVLLSGAHTIGISHCSSFSNRLYNFTGVGDQDPALNTQYVAKLKAKCKTPTDNTTIVEMDPGSFRTFDRSYYTHMLKRRALFQSDAALATSPTTYNYINQLLKGSLQNFYDEFGKSMEKMGRANVKTGSAGEIRKQCSVVNS; this comes from the exons ATGGGGTCGACTcgattttctgggattttggttTCATGTCTTCTGGTGATCATAGGCCTCAGTGAGGCTCAGTTGCAACTGGGTTTCTATGCCAAGAACTGCCCGAAAGCAGAGAAGATTGTGAAAGACTACGTCGAGAAGCACATCCACAATGCACCCTCACTTGCAGCTGCTCTCCTAAGGTTGCACTTCCATGATTGCTTTGTCAGG GGTTGTGATGCATCTGTTCTTCTGAACTCGACTTCAAGTAACCAAGCTGAAAAAGATGCTTCCCCAAATCTAACCCTCAGAGGGTTTGACTTCATCGACAGAATAAAAAGCCGACTTGAAGCTCAATGCCCTGGAATAGTTTCATGCGCAGATGTTGTTGCTTTGGCAGCAAGAGATTCTATTGTTGCAACA GGAGGTCCAACTTGGAAGGTTCCAACAGGTAGAAGAGATGGGGTGATCGCAAGGGCGGCGGAAGCCGTAGCCAACCTTCCACAGCCAACTTTCGACGTCAGCAATCTCCAAAGATTTTTTGCCAACGTGGGTCTTGATTTGAAGGACTTGGTCTTACTATCTG GTGCTCACACAATTGGGATCTCTCATTGCTCATCATTTTCAAACCGCCTTTACAATTTCACCGGAGTGGGTGACCAGGACCCCGCTTTGAACACCCAATACGTAGCGAAGCTCAAGGCCAAGTGCAAAACTCCAACTGATAACACCACAATTGTTGAGATGGATCCTGGAAGCTTCAGGACTTTTGACCGAAGCTACTACACACATATGCTCAAAAGGCGAGCGCTCTTCCAATCCGATGCTGCTTTGGCAACCAGCCCAACAACTTATAATTATATCAACCAGCTGCTCAAAGGTTCACTGCAGAACTTCTACGATG